From Zingiber officinale cultivar Zhangliang chromosome 5B, Zo_v1.1, whole genome shotgun sequence, the proteins below share one genomic window:
- the LOC121986116 gene encoding GEM-like protein 5, with protein sequence MEKDAKVVDAHVDAAEQAKWGTRQMGPPAAPAAHPENQRAALWTLRGDDEHPPYVLDFQPVSRPAGSPMESILDYFNSWAKKAEDLAHNIWHNLKAAPSMTEAAMGKLSLSAKAFTEGGFESLYRRTFHTDPNERLKKTFACYLSTAAGPVAGTLYISTANVAFCSDRPLSFRAPSGQETWSYYKVMIPLGKIANVSPTTSGGNPAQKFIHVVTVDGHEFWFMGFVNFEKAAEHLLDAVADYAAAAAAAGGAQQPGIAQSVGV encoded by the exons ATGGAGAAGGACGCCAAGGTAGTAGACGCCCACGTCGACGCCGCAGAGCAGGCCAAGTGGGGGACCAGGCAGATGGGCCCGCCGGCGGCGCCTGCGGCGCACCCGGAGAACCAGAGAGCCGCACTATGGACGCTGCGAGGCGACGACGAGCATCCCCCCTACGTGCTCGACTTCCAGCCGGTGAGCCGGCCGGCCGGCAGCCCCATGGAGAGCATCCTCGACTACTTCAATTCCTGGGCCAAGAAGGCCGAGGACCTCGCGCACAACATCTGGCACAACT TGAAGGCGGCGCCTTCGATGACAGAGGCGGCGATGGGGAAGCTCAGCCTCTCCGCGAAAGCCTTCACTGAGGGTGGATTCGAGTCGCTCTACCGGCGGACCTTCCATACCGACCCCAACGAACGGCTCAAAAAAACCTTCGCCTGCTACCTCTCCACTGCCGCCGGGCCCGTCGCTGGGACCCTGTACATCTCCACTGCCAACGTGGCCTTCTGCAGCGACCGGCCCCTGTCCTTCCGGGCGCCTTCCGGTCAGGAAACCTGGAGCTACTACAAG GTGATGATCCCGCTGGGGAAGATAGCGAACGTGAGTCCGACGACGTCGGGCGGGAACCCGGCGCAGAAGTTCATACACGTAGTGACGGTGGATGGGCACGAGTTCTGGTTCATGGGCTTCGTTAACTTCGAGAAGGCGGCGGAGCATCTGCTGGACGCGGTGGCGGACtacgcggcggcggcggcggcggcgggtgGAGCTCAGCAGCCTGGGATCGCGCAGAGCGTCGGCGTTTAG